Genomic segment of Prionailurus viverrinus isolate Anna chromosome B4, UM_Priviv_1.0, whole genome shotgun sequence:
caaacatttttatttaccttttccaaaCACAGTTCTCCTAACTGCAAGAGTCAGAAAGTTTTACTAACTTCAGACTTCTTTAATTTGGCGCTGTATGAAAATGTCTTAACATACATATGCTTTAGAATTCTTATGGAATTCTTTACTATCTACCTATGCATCTATCTCTCTATATACCTACCTAACAGCATCTGTCTCTGTATCTACTTAACAAAAGCAAATGTAATTGTAACAGACCAAAATGGCTTACATTAGGAGTCTAGTATTAAGGTTGAagtctttcattattttgtttgtttgttttttattgttccACCAACAACTGTTAAGGACTCTCAGTCAGGTGTTACCACATGTGGTCTTTCTTCTGGCCTGAGTTTCTCTTCCTCTTAGGGTACTGAGTTCTGCTGAAACTTTGCATCTCGCTTCTTAAAGCAGAGGTTGGCCTGGTGTTGCCTGTTTCTTCTTGAGCTACTTACTCCTTTTGAAAACAGTCACATACCCTCCCTTTCTGAGTGAAATTGCCCTCACGATCGTAAAATGGTTTAATGTTGGAAGGGAATCATTCCAAAGTGATTTCAAAATGTCACTGTTAAGCCACCTTAGTGATCTCTACATTATTTTCTACGCCTCCTTTAGGAAACAACAAGTGCGGTGGATGTTGCAGCAAAAACTTAATTCCTGATAAGTATCACCTTTAAGGGTGATTTACTATCTGACTTCTGCCTACCGTTGTAAACCATGGCAATAATAGTGATAGAATAATACCTGGGCTTTTTgtgtagacatttttctaaatacttCATATACATTTATCATTGCAAAAACCTTATAAGGTTGGAACTGGTattgcctcattttacagacaagaaaactgaggtacagaacaGTGAAGTCACGTGTACAAGGCCTCACAGTTAGCGGTGGAGCTGGGATGAACCCAGGCTGATGCTTACCCGTGAGTGACTAAAGATGCTGCTCATTCACACTCCAGGGGACAGCTCTTAAGAACTATTCACTTTCCTAATTCTTTACCTTTGGGCACACTTTTCTCTCAATTTACATGTCTCTTTAGAGGAAGCTTACATTTCCTTAAAATCTTGGCTCAAATACCTCAACATTAACTCATTACTGAATCTTCCACAACTCATTTCTACAGCTGCCATCGCACCATCACCATGGTTTCTAATTGCCTGTCTTTGCAAATGTATCTCCCTGAAGCACGatctttaaaatgagagaaaCTATGCCTTGCTCCCCATTACATTGAAAGTGACCGACATAAAACTAGTGGCCTAGTGTAGAAGCTGAACATTTATTTGCCAATTAATAGTGATAATAAGAGAGAATCAATGCAATGCAAAATCTGATTGAAGGATAGAGGAAACTTCACTGCCAtgatttttcatataatttttagggAACGGGCTTTGTAAATGGCCTTGGGGAACCGCAGCACCATCACTGAATTCTTCCTCCTCGGGCTGTCTGTCGACCCCCACATCCAGGCTCTGTTTTTTGTGCTGTTCCTGAATATTTACCTTCTGACCATCATGGGgaacctgctgctgctgctggtgatcAGGGCTGACTCTCACCTCCACACacccatgtactttttcctcagTCATCTCTctttcctggacttttgtttatctTCAGCTACTGTGCCCAGGATGTTGAAAGACCTCCTATCGGAGATAAAAACTATCTCAGTAAGGGGCTGCCTGGCTCAAGGCTTCTTTGTGTTTATCACCGCAGGGACTGAAGCTTTTCTGCTCTcagtgatggcctatgaccgctatgctGCCATCTGCCACCCTCTGCTCTATGGACAGATGATGAGAAAACAGCTGTGTGTGCAACTTGTATTGGGCTCATGGGGCTTGAGTTTTTTGAATGCACTTATTAACATCCTCCTTGCTGCCAACTTGGACTTCTGTGAGAGCCATACCATCAACCACTACAGCTGTGAggtgccctctctctttcctctgtcctgCTCTGATGTTTCTACCAACCTCCTAGTGCTGCTCTGCTCCACCCTGCTTCATGGACTTGGGACCTTCTTCCCAATCATCTCATCCTATGGCTGCATTGTCTCCACCATCCTGCACATCAGCTCCACCTCAGGCAGAAGCaaggccttctccacctgctcctcccacctcaTGGCAGTGATCTTCTTTTATGCATCAGGTTTTCTCCGCTATCTCGTGCCAACCTCAGGATCCCCCCTTGAGTTGATCTTCTCTGTGCAATATGGTATGATCACCCCCATGCTGAATCCTCTCATCTATAGCCTGAAGAACAAGGAGGTGAAGGCAGCTGTGAGAAGGACACTGGGAACATATTTGCCATGTTCcaggtgaaaaagaaaagctagtaGATAATACAAAAATCAGAATAATATACCAGCCATACGTTGTGTGAGTTGACTTTAATAAAAACTTTCTAGGTCTATACTATGTCAGACGTCATGAGATAAGTAAGCAGTgcataagaaatgaaaacaaaaatattagaaaggtATTAACTTTAGTCTAAATAGAAAGAAACAATGGATTAAATAACTATCTCAATTCAGAAAATGAGGTCATGAAAGTGTTGATTCATTCTTCTCAGTACTCCTCAAATATTTACTTTGATCTTATTAGTAAAATATGTGTGTCTTTAATAATAATTAGTAACTGGGTTTAAGAAAAGTCAATGAAAGGCATACTTTACTCTTAAGTGAAGGTTCTGGATGGTTGAGTAAAACCAGAAGTAGACTTCAACTATGTGGCAGGAGAATAATGAAGTTCAACTGAGTGGCCCTTGGAGAGGAACTAAAGATGCTGAAGAAAGTAAGTTCATATACTGGGGCAGAGGACAGACTCAAATAAACCCTCAAAATCCCTGTTGTTTCTTGCTATAATCTTTCCatagaagcctttttttttttaattttttttttaacgtttatttatttttgagacagagagagacagagcatgaacaggggaggggcagagagagagggagacacagaatctgaaacgggctccaggctctgagctgtcagcacagagcctgacgcggggctcgaactcacggggctgtgagatcatgacctgagccgaagtcagccgcttaaccgactgagacacccaggcgccccatagaagcCTTAAATATGCATATTCTTATATGTATAATTTCTGAGATACATGTGTGAATAAATGTTCTGATcataacaataattaaaaacaaaatacttaaaaacaaatatagattaacaaaaaaaggaaacattcttttaaaaaaggtgtTCTTGATTATTCCATATATCCTTGAATTgtgtttcctttgctcatttatttgatAAGTAacagtggggggaggagggaatatTATGCTAGAACAGTCTAGTTTGACTGAAAACCTAATagtttattgtaaataaataaatggaaattttgatTTGGGTAACAGACTATTCATACTAAAGGCTATAATTAAGTTTTACACAAATGCTTCCCTAAATACTCCCAAATGGGAGTATTCAAACTGTAGCAGGGCCCTGTATAGGATTCTAAATGCATTCTAAAGCAAATGGATTTGGATGGAGTTTAGGCAAACAACTGTGCATGTGAACTTTTTTagtctttttacctttttgatcAACAAATCACTTTTACACACCAAATTTGACTGGGCTTGATTTTGCCTAAGAAGTCCCAAAGAGAAGAAGACCTGAGAGTGTCATTTGAAAACTACTCTTTTCCTGCTTGGGGAGCCAGGCAAATACCCCTCTGGCCACTCTTTCTACTTTCGACTCCCACTAGACTCAGAAGAATTTAGAATTAATGATTAAAGGTCATTGCATCACCTAGATGTTCCAAAGGCCACACCTAAGAGATCCCCACTCATCCTTATAAAATCAGTGTTGACAAAAGCCTTTTACTACTAAATGTGACTTCAGGTTATGACCATAGAGTTATAAACGCTGTCGCCCCGGTGAGGAATCAAAACCAACCAGTTGTCTACACATGGCTGCTCTGTGAACTCATTAAACCCAAACAATGCTTTGTGTAACTGAGACATGAtgttagaaacaagaaaaactaaGAGTATGTGAGATTCTTTGAAAGAAGGAACTTCCCTTGGCTATATAAATTTATTGTTAGAATTCAGTAAAGCATTTCATCATCCATaggattttataaattttatcatgACACCAGACAGAAGCCACTTTCTCCAGGCCATCTTCCTTCTCACTAAATGAATCTAAATAAAAGTCCTGCAGCCAAGTTGAAGAGCAAATTACCTTATCGAACAGGATATACAGGTAATATGTGTTTGGGGTACGGGAAGGATTTTGAGGCTGGGTTTTTGGCTAAGGAGTTAACAAGTAAGGAATCACAATTTTCCCTTGGCTGAGCTCTGCACTTACTGGGAATGGTCAGGACAAGGAACTGGCTGGGCCACCCCCTACTAAATCCTATGGGTAACCCAAGGTCAGACTTCAGGGTAGAAGGTCAAAGCCAGAAGTCATTGGTAAATACTGATATTTATGCAAATAGAGAATTGTTGTAATTCAGACATAAAGCCTTCGAGAAACACA
This window contains:
- the LOC125170741 gene encoding olfactory receptor 8S1-like; this encodes MALGNRSTITEFFLLGLSVDPHIQALFFVLFLNIYLLTIMGNLLLLLVIRADSHLHTPMYFFLSHLSFLDFCLSSATVPRMLKDLLSEIKTISVRGCLAQGFFVFITAGTEAFLLSVMAYDRYAAICHPLLYGQMMRKQLCVQLVLGSWGLSFLNALINILLAANLDFCESHTINHYSCEVPSLFPLSCSDVSTNLLVLLCSTLLHGLGTFFPIISSYGCIVSTILHISSTSGRSKAFSTCSSHLMAVIFFYASGFLRYLVPTSGSPLELIFSVQYGMITPMLNPLIYSLKNKEVKAAVRRTLGTYLPCSR